The DNA segment CCACCACCGCGATGAACTCCCGGTTGGCCAGTGGCTGGCCGGTTTCGCTGTCGGTGATGGCTAAGGTTTGGGCAAACGTCTTTGCAAAATCCGGTGCGACGCTCCGTGGCGAGGACGATGGGGTATTGATGGAATCAGCCGTTAGGGGTGCAGTCGCCTCGCGCTGGGGCTGAGGTTTGCTCGATTCACTCGAATAGGTAGCCTCGAACATCGAGGGAATCAGTCTGGCCTTGCAGGGACAACTGCTGATGCTGTCCAGGGGGCCAGCCACGAGCCTTCCGTGACTCCGGATGTACGAAACTCCGCCGATGATCTGGTAAGTCTTGCCGTCCTTTCCGCAGGTCACCCGATCGCCCACGCGGGAATGGGCGATTCCGAACATCATGCAACGGGAGTCCGCCTCTATGACGGTTCCACCGCAAGTGGTCCTGTCACCCCGGCGAATGAAATGCCCTATAGCCATGTGCAAGTTCCTCGTGCGAGTAGAGCCTGGAACCTAATACGACAGGCGCAGCCAGCCGCCCAGCCGCTCGCACATCAGGCATTTCCAGGTTGTTTTCAGGCTTCATCACCCCCATGCCGGCTGCCAAAGGTGAACTCGGCGAGGAGACCGACACGCGCAACTGCTTCATTCTGTTTGGACGGAGCGACG comes from the Pseudomonas sp. TCU-HL1 genome and includes:
- a CDS encoding PAAR domain-containing protein gives rise to the protein MMFGIAHSRVGDRVTCGKDGKTYQIIGGVSYIRSHGRLVAGPLDSISSCPCKARLIPSMFEATYSSESSKPQPQREATAPLTADSINTPSSSPRSVAPDFAKTFAQTLAITDSETGQPLANREFIAVVEAVKRSA